In Limanda limanda chromosome 21, fLimLim1.1, whole genome shotgun sequence, a genomic segment contains:
- the fshr gene encoding follicle-stimulating hormone receptor, translated as MMMMIMAMRSLTVLMMIVVNNRSAAETSMTIRTVRHCERLGLGVTEIPSNISSNTRCLEVKQTQIRVFPHGAVTSLQLLKKLTILENERLESIAEFAFAHLPRLSDIIISENIALESIGAYAFFNLPELSEITITKSKHLTSIHPDAFRDIVKLQYLTISNTGLLFFPDFTKIHSAAPDFLFDLQENNHIARVPSNAFRGLCTQTIMEIRLTRNGIKEVASDAFNGTKMHGLSLRGNQQLTHINPKAFAGSSELVVLDICHTNLSSLPHSILGGLQTLIAESVEQLKELPSLHLFTKLQQARLTYPSHCCAFQNVHRNRSRWNPLCSQPKAQDNFNFFRDHCSNSTTITCSPMPDEFNPCEDIMSYVPLRVLIWIISVLALLGNGVVLLVLLGSISKLTVPRFLMCHLAFADLCMGVYLAVIATVDMLTRGEYYNHAIDWQMGLGCKAAGFITVFASELSVFTLTAITLERWHTITNALRLDRKIRLSHACTVMTAGWIFSSLAALLPTVRVSSYSKVSICLPMDVETLEAQVYVVSLLLLNILAFFCVCACYMSIYLTVRNPSSMPAHADTRVAKRMAVLIFTDFLCMAPISFFAISAALKRPLITVSESKLLLVLFYPINSCSNPFLYAFFNRTFRRDFFLLAAHFGLFKTRAQIYRTESLSCQ; from the exons atgatgatgatgataatggcGATGAGGAGCTTGACAGTGTTGATGATGATTGTGGTGAACAACAGGTCAGCAGCTGAAACCAGCATGACCATACGAACCGTGCGCCACTGCGAGCGCCTGGGACTCGGGGTCACGGAGATTCCCTCCAACATCTCCAGCAACACCCGATGTCT GGAAGTTAAGCAGACGCAGATCCGAGTGTTTCCCCACGGTGCCGTCACCAGCCTGCAGCTCCTCAAGAAact CACCATATTGGAGAACGAAAGGCTGGAGAGCATTGCCGAGTTTGCCTTCGCCCACCTCCCTCGTCTCTCTGATAT catcATCTCTGAAAACATTGCTCTGGAGAGTATTGGAGCTTATGCTTTTTTCAACCTGCCCGAACTCAGTGAGAT aACCATAACAAAGTCCAAACACCTGACGTCCATCCACCCAGACGCATTCAGGGACATCGTGAAACTACAGTATCT GACCATCTCCAACACCGGGCTCCTCTTTTTTCCAGACTTCACCAAGATCCACTCGGCCGCCCCCGACTTTCTGTT TGACCTGCAGGAGAACAACCACATAGCCAGAGTCCCCTCCAACGCCTTCAGAGGCCTCTGCACCCAAACTATCATGGAGAT ACGGCTCACCAGAAATGGCATCAAGGAGGTGGCAAGTGACGCCTTCAACGGCACAAAGATGCACGGATT ATCCCTGAGAGGCAACCAGCAGCTTACTCACATCAATCCCAAGGCCTTTGCGGGTTCCAGTGAGTTGGTGGTACT GGACATCTGTCACACTAACCTCAGCTCCCTGCCTCACTCCATCCTCGGAGGACTCCAGACGCTGATCGCAGAGTCCGTCGAACAACTGAAGGAACTTCCTTCTCTGCATCTTTTCACCAAACTGCAACAGGCCAGACTGACGTACCCATCACACTGTTGCGCCTTCCAGAACGTACACAGGAAcag ATCGAGGTGGAACCCGCTGTGCTCACAGCCCAAGGCTCAGGACAACTTTAATTTCTTCAGAGACCACTGCTCGAACTCCACAACCATCACCTGCAGCCCGATGCCCGATGAGTTCAACCCCTGTGAGGACATCATGTCCTACGTCCCTCTGCGTGTCCTCATCTGGATCATTTCTGTCCTGGCACTGCTGGGGAACGGAGTCGTCCTCCTAGTGCTTTTAG gcagCATCTCCAAACTGACAGTTCCTCGTTTCCTAATGTGCCACTTGGCCTTCGCTGACCTCTGCATGGGCGTCTACCTGGCTGTCATAGCGACTGTGGACATGCTCACACGTGGCGAGTATTACAATCACGCCATAGACTGGCAGATGGGCCTCGGCTGCAAGGCGGCAGGTTTCATCACG GTGTTCGCCAGTGAGTTGTCAGTGTTCACGTTAACAGCGATCACCCTGGAGCGCTGGCACACCATCACAAACGCTCTGCGGCTGGACCGCAAAATCCGCCTGAGCCACGCATGCACCGTCATGACAGCAGGTTGGATCTTCTCCTCTCTGGCCGCCTTGCTGCCCACAGTCAGAGTCAGCAGCTACAGCAAG GTGAGTATCTGCCTGCCCATGGACGTGGAGACCCTGGAGGCTCAGGTCTACGTcgtgtccctcctcctcctcaacatcCTGGCCTTCTTCTGCGTGTGTGCCTGCTACATGAGCATCTACCTGACCGTCCGCAACCCCTCGTCCATGCCGGCCCACGCCGACACCCGCGTGGCCAAACGCATGGCCGTGCTCATCTTCACTGACTTCCTCTGCATGGCCCCCATCTCCTTTTTCGCCATCTCAGCCGCGCTGAAGCGCCCGCTCATCACGGTCTCAGAGTCCAAGCTCCTGCTGGTCCTGTTCTACCCGATCAACTCATGCTCCAACCCCTTCCTGTACGCCTTCTTCAACCGCACCTTCAGGCGGGATTTCTTTCTCCTGGCGGCTCACTTCGGCCTGTTCAAGACTCGGGCGCAGATTTACCGGACAGAGAGTTTGTCGTGTCAGTAA